The proteins below are encoded in one region of Limnochorda pilosa:
- a CDS encoding LacI family DNA-binding transcriptional regulator: MMVKRNVTRRHATIRDVALRADTSTATVSRVLNDTGFVSEDLRDRVLRAAADLGYTPNYVARSLKKQATHTVGVLITDITNQFYASLVRGIEDVLATHRYHALLSNTDHDPTKEAEHCRLMCEKRVEGVIISAAGQQVDHLQLLRDHGIPWVFVNRRPKGCGGPAILTDNRAGAYEATMHLIHLGHRRIGVIAGPQDINTGIDRLEGYREAMGTAGLPVQEDWIAYGAFREDGGYRATLQLLDLQKDRRPTALFACNNKMTVGVWKALADRGVRIPQEMALVGFDESEWARMVVPPLTTLAQRTYEMGRAAAKGILQGIARGGEAFDSTVARDVYLKPQLIIRQSCGSSSTEGAPRVVPSTSESL, encoded by the coding sequence ATGATGGTGAAGAGGAACGTGACGCGCCGGCACGCCACGATTCGGGACGTCGCCCTTCGGGCGGACACGTCGACGGCCACCGTTTCTCGAGTGCTGAACGATACCGGATTCGTGAGCGAGGACCTCCGTGACCGTGTGCTTCGGGCCGCTGCGGACCTGGGCTACACACCGAACTACGTCGCCCGGAGCCTGAAGAAGCAGGCCACCCATACGGTGGGTGTTCTGATCACGGACATCACCAACCAGTTCTATGCCTCACTGGTTCGGGGTATTGAGGATGTCCTCGCCACGCACCGATATCACGCCCTTCTCTCGAATACGGACCACGATCCGACGAAGGAGGCGGAGCACTGCCGTCTGATGTGCGAGAAACGGGTGGAGGGTGTCATCATCTCGGCCGCGGGCCAGCAGGTGGACCACCTCCAACTGCTTCGCGACCACGGCATTCCGTGGGTTTTCGTCAACCGGAGGCCGAAAGGCTGTGGTGGACCGGCCATTCTGACGGACAACCGCGCGGGAGCCTACGAGGCCACGATGCACCTGATCCACCTCGGACATCGACGCATCGGCGTCATCGCGGGCCCGCAGGACATCAACACGGGCATCGACCGCCTGGAAGGTTACCGGGAGGCGATGGGCACCGCGGGCCTGCCCGTTCAGGAGGACTGGATCGCCTACGGCGCCTTCCGCGAAGACGGTGGGTACCGGGCGACCCTCCAGCTGCTGGATCTGCAGAAAGATCGACGCCCGACGGCGCTCTTCGCGTGTAACAACAAGATGACCGTCGGGGTATGGAAGGCCCTGGCCGACCGTGGGGTCCGAATCCCTCAGGAGATGGCCTTGGTCGGCTTTGACGAGAGCGAGTGGGCGCGGATGGTCGTTCCCCCACTCACCACGCTGGCTCAGAGGACTTACGAAATGGGGAGGGCCGCCGCAAAAGGCATCCTGCAGGGCATTGCGCGTGGCGGGGAGGCGTTCGATTCGACGGTGGCGAGGGACGTGTACCTGAAGCCGCAGCTCATCATCCGCCAATCGTGCGGGTCCAGCAGTACGGAGGGTGCGCCTCGGGTCGTGCCTTCGACGAGTGAGAGCCTGTGA
- a CDS encoding TRAP transporter large permease: MALAVLLTTFLVLLAVRIPIAFALGLTSLAYVVLFVPGISLTVLTQQMFAGADSFTLTAIPFFVLAGELMNAGGVARRLVQFSKTLVGHFTGGVGVVALFSSMIFASFSGSAVANAVGTGTVTIPAMIRTGYTRGLAAAVESSSSSLGAIIPPSIPMVVYGALAGVSIGGLFVAGYVPGIIFGLGLALIIRLRAKQLGIPVEKRASRRELLASLKESALALLTPIIIMGGILGGVMTPTEAGAVGALYTLFVAVVIYRELALRDLPRVLVNTAATTGVVMLVMTIASVFSWIMAYEMIPATLAQSLLATIGRPWLLMIVLVLVMLAIGTFIDTLSAIIILTPVIIPIASTAGVDPLFLGLIITTALTFGVLTPPVGTVLFVTSSIAGTTIEETAKAVLPFVAILVGGTLLLAVSPQVALWLPRLLGF, translated from the coding sequence ATGGCCTTGGCTGTTCTCCTGACGACCTTCCTTGTGCTCTTGGCGGTGCGGATCCCCATCGCGTTCGCCCTCGGACTGACCTCCTTGGCCTACGTGGTCTTGTTCGTACCCGGGATCTCGTTGACCGTCCTCACCCAGCAGATGTTTGCCGGGGCAGACTCGTTCACCCTGACGGCCATTCCCTTTTTCGTGCTGGCCGGCGAGCTGATGAATGCCGGGGGGGTTGCCCGCCGCCTGGTGCAGTTCTCGAAGACGCTCGTGGGCCACTTCACCGGCGGGGTCGGGGTGGTGGCGCTGTTCTCGAGCATGATCTTCGCCAGCTTCTCAGGCTCGGCCGTAGCCAACGCCGTCGGCACCGGGACCGTCACCATACCTGCGATGATCCGGACGGGGTATACGCGGGGGCTGGCCGCAGCTGTTGAATCCTCTTCGAGCAGCCTTGGTGCCATTATCCCGCCCAGCATCCCCATGGTCGTCTACGGCGCCCTGGCCGGTGTTTCTATCGGCGGGCTGTTCGTGGCCGGCTATGTTCCTGGCATCATCTTTGGCCTGGGCTTGGCCCTCATCATCCGGTTGCGGGCGAAGCAACTGGGGATACCGGTGGAGAAAAGGGCCTCGCGGCGGGAGCTGCTGGCCTCCCTGAAGGAGTCGGCTCTGGCCCTCCTGACCCCGATCATCATCATGGGTGGAATCCTGGGCGGTGTCATGACACCCACCGAGGCCGGGGCCGTCGGTGCTCTCTACACGCTCTTCGTCGCCGTAGTGATCTACCGCGAGCTTGCCCTTCGGGATCTTCCCCGGGTGTTGGTGAACACGGCCGCTACCACTGGGGTGGTCATGCTGGTAATGACGATTGCCTCGGTCTTCAGTTGGATCATGGCCTATGAGATGATCCCCGCGACCCTGGCCCAGAGCCTGCTGGCCACTATTGGCCGGCCGTGGCTGCTGATGATCGTGCTGGTCTTGGTGATGCTCGCGATAGGGACCTTCATCGACACCCTGTCTGCAATCATCATCCTGACGCCCGTGATCATTCCCATCGCAAGCACCGCGGGGGTGGACCCGCTCTTCCTCGGGCTCATCATCACAACGGCCTTGACCTTCGGGGTGCTGACTCCCCCCGTCGGTACCGTGCTTTTCGTGACATCCAGTATCGCGGGGACCACCATCGAGGAGACCGCGAAGGCCGTGTTGCCCTTCGTGGCCATCCTCGTCGGGGGGACCTTGCTGCTGGCTGTATCGCCGCAGGTTGCGCTCTGGTTACCAAGGCTTCTCGGGTTCTAG
- a CDS encoding TRAP transporter small permease — MNTVMQKIEEMVQGIVAGLTGLLVAVVSANVFARYVLQSGMLWAEEVSRIAFVWVVFLGAFVALTRNGHLSITFVTDRLPARYVGLWRVGGSLLTAVFLGVMAYNGALLVQQTLGFGRTTPILGISAAWGYLSVPVSCLLMLLKIIQLLLTDQQTPGQQ, encoded by the coding sequence ATGAACACGGTGATGCAGAAGATCGAAGAAATGGTCCAGGGGATCGTCGCGGGCCTGACGGGCTTGCTTGTCGCTGTAGTCTCCGCAAACGTGTTCGCGCGCTACGTCCTTCAGTCCGGTATGCTCTGGGCTGAAGAGGTGAGCCGGATCGCCTTCGTTTGGGTCGTCTTCCTGGGCGCCTTCGTGGCCCTCACGCGCAACGGCCACCTGTCGATCACCTTCGTGACTGACCGATTGCCCGCTCGGTACGTAGGGCTCTGGCGGGTAGGGGGCAGCCTACTAACCGCGGTCTTCCTCGGGGTGATGGCCTACAACGGGGCCCTCCTCGTCCAGCAGACGCTGGGCTTTGGCCGCACCACCCCGATCCTCGGGATCTCGGCGGCCTGGGGCTACCTGAGCGTCCCCGTTTCGTGCTTACTAATGCTCCTTAAGATCATCCAGCTCCTGCTTACAGACCAACAGACCCCAGGCCAGCAGTAG
- a CDS encoding TRAP transporter substrate-binding protein has product MQRVRRASKRVTRFISVTLLAAMLVVTASGLAQAKTITIRLPHCCAVDSHFDVGATKFAEILEEKTDGQLQVRVFPGGQLGQETEVIQGVQNGIIEMTFIGHDPLAQFAPITTLLSLPYLFRDHEHAFRVLDGPVGDAIEQQLASKNLLVLGWGNNGARVYTNSQRPIERPEDLRGLKIRSPENPVNLAITKAMGGTAVAIPYGEVYTALQQGTIDGQENAVINIYPARLQEVQKYMSMTNHLLSFTVLVVNKRFFDSLSPDLQAAVRSAAAEALEYQRRYVEEVTSDLIQKMEAEGVQVNWPDLEPFRKATRSVHDGYIGKKFSRELYETLLQTP; this is encoded by the coding sequence ATGCAACGCGTGAGAAGGGCTTCCAAGAGAGTGACCCGCTTCATAAGCGTGACCCTTCTGGCGGCCATGCTGGTGGTGACGGCCTCTGGACTCGCACAGGCAAAGACCATCACCATCCGTCTGCCGCACTGCTGTGCCGTAGACAGCCACTTCGACGTGGGAGCCACGAAGTTCGCCGAGATTCTCGAGGAGAAAACGGACGGTCAGCTGCAGGTGAGGGTGTTCCCGGGTGGCCAGCTCGGCCAGGAGACGGAGGTGATCCAGGGCGTCCAGAACGGGATCATCGAGATGACTTTCATCGGTCACGACCCGCTGGCGCAGTTCGCCCCGATCACCACTCTGTTGAGCTTGCCCTACCTGTTCCGGGACCACGAGCACGCCTTCCGCGTGCTGGATGGGCCGGTGGGCGATGCGATTGAGCAGCAGTTGGCGAGCAAGAACCTGCTGGTCCTGGGCTGGGGGAACAACGGTGCTCGGGTGTACACCAACAGCCAGCGGCCCATCGAGCGACCCGAGGACCTTCGCGGCCTGAAGATCCGTAGCCCGGAGAACCCGGTGAACCTAGCCATCACCAAGGCCATGGGCGGTACGGCGGTGGCCATACCCTACGGCGAGGTGTATACGGCCCTGCAGCAGGGCACCATCGACGGCCAGGAGAACGCCGTGATCAACATCTACCCTGCCCGGTTGCAGGAAGTGCAGAAGTACATGTCGATGACCAACCACCTGCTCTCCTTTACGGTACTGGTGGTCAACAAGCGGTTCTTCGACTCACTGTCACCGGATCTGCAGGCCGCCGTACGCTCCGCGGCAGCCGAGGCCCTGGAGTACCAGCGCAGGTACGTCGAGGAAGTCACCTCTGACCTCATCCAGAAGATGGAGGCAGAGGGGGTCCAGGTGAACTGGCCGGACCTGGAGCCCTTCCGTAAGGCCACCCGGTCGGTCCACGACGGGTACATCGGCAAGAAGTTCAGTCGCGAACTGTACGAGACCTTGCTTCAGACACCCTAG
- a CDS encoding ADP-ribosylglycohydrolase family protein, with amino-acid sequence MSELERSQLFKKVYGSIAVANIGSAMGAAVEWVSVPGGGWKAIEEELGWVETFLPWMQKERDVRYWNNSPRLRYLHMDMPPGMTEDGAEIRYLLALAIVEKGDRVTVDDLAEVWKRHIKREDIGRLVNPHIKIHMDRLTAGDENTRIPPRLIGSLTPWPGLVDAPHMIGPIGIINACDPFQASMDAAEVSFLLQPPASGGVEASRMIAAATAEAFRPGATVESVVEAARKYVSLHTREILDETLEIAQQHPDIREIREPIRRHFMPTYPYADAVETAAEALALFVITKGEVREGMIGATNLGRDTDCIGGMLGAICGAFKGIDNVPNEWMEVVQQAIDANPYTVQKLSMRDLSIRLTQTLLTRRDAMRQRIGEIEQLEQEQ; translated from the coding sequence TTGTCGGAGCTTGAGAGGTCGCAACTGTTCAAGAAGGTGTATGGATCCATCGCGGTCGCCAACATCGGTTCGGCCATGGGGGCCGCGGTGGAATGGGTGAGCGTCCCTGGGGGTGGCTGGAAGGCCATCGAGGAGGAACTCGGGTGGGTGGAGACCTTTCTCCCCTGGATGCAGAAAGAGCGGGACGTGCGCTACTGGAACAACAGCCCTCGCCTTCGCTACCTGCATATGGACATGCCTCCAGGTATGACCGAGGATGGAGCCGAGATCCGGTATCTGCTCGCCCTGGCCATCGTGGAGAAAGGCGACCGCGTCACGGTCGACGATCTGGCAGAGGTGTGGAAACGGCACATCAAGCGTGAGGATATCGGGCGTCTTGTCAATCCCCACATCAAGATCCACATGGACCGCCTCACCGCCGGGGATGAGAACACCCGGATCCCGCCTCGCCTGATCGGATCCCTCACCCCCTGGCCGGGCCTGGTGGACGCGCCCCACATGATCGGCCCCATCGGCATCATCAACGCCTGCGATCCGTTCCAGGCCTCTATGGATGCGGCCGAGGTCTCCTTCCTCTTGCAGCCGCCGGCCAGCGGAGGGGTCGAGGCCAGCCGGATGATCGCGGCTGCCACGGCCGAGGCCTTTCGGCCAGGGGCAACGGTGGAGTCTGTCGTGGAGGCGGCCCGGAAGTACGTGTCGCTTCACACCAGGGAGATCTTGGACGAGACCCTTGAGATCGCGCAGCAGCACCCGGATATCCGAGAGATCCGAGAGCCCATTCGCCGGCACTTCATGCCGACCTATCCCTACGCCGACGCCGTGGAAACGGCAGCGGAAGCTCTCGCCCTCTTCGTCATCACCAAGGGCGAGGTCCGGGAGGGTATGATCGGCGCGACGAACCTTGGTCGGGACACCGATTGCATTGGGGGGATGCTTGGAGCCATCTGCGGGGCCTTTAAGGGCATCGACAACGTGCCCAACGAGTGGATGGAGGTCGTACAGCAGGCGATCGACGCCAACCCGTACACGGTGCAGAAGTTGTCCATGCGGGACCTCTCCATTCGGTTGACCCAGACACTGTTGACCCGCAGGGACGCCATGCGACAGCGCATCGGGGAGATCGAGCAACTTGAGCAGGAGCAGTGA